Within the Tursiops truncatus isolate mTurTru1 chromosome 19, mTurTru1.mat.Y, whole genome shotgun sequence genome, the region GTGCCCGTGTGGCCGGAGGGGCCCCGAGATGCATGGGATGGGAAAGGTTCCACTGCACACCACGCAGGACCAGTGCAGAAGATGCAAAGGGCCTTGGCGATCAGGTGGCACCGCACCCACGGGGGCGGGGAGGTTGTTAAGAGCCCGAGAGGTGCGTGCCCTGGCTGGGTCCTGCGGTGAGTCAGAACCAGACTGGGTCCCCTGACCAGCCAGGAAGGCTTCTGAGGGGCTGCAGAGGCCACAACTAAACCACACGCCCTGAGAGAACACAGTGCATGTACTGCAGGGCACGGGCGTGACCTCAGGCCTGTCACCACATGGATGACTGTAACCTCGGCCTCCTTGTCAGCCCCTCGCTCTACGAGCTGGCCCCTCGCAGGCCCGAGAACCAGACCTCATTTGTGAGCAAATGTAGCAGCCCTTGGTTGGCCCGCCCGGGAGAGTTATAGCCCAGTCTCTTCATCTGGGGTCCCTCCAAGTGCTGACAGAGGCTTTGAGGGTGTGGCACCCTGGGACTGGCTTGAGAGCTGCCACCGCTGGGCAGGGCCCAGTTCACCCTGTCCTACCCGCGCTTGGCCCCATGGGCTCCTGCCCTGCTCCTGGGAGAACTCTGCTGACCCCCCTGCAGACTGAAACCACAGCTGTGTCCCATGCCTGCACTGTGACCAGCACAACCTTGTTTCTCAGGCCTCAGCCTCGGGACGTCCTCCTTCTGCCCTTTAcccttttctgtctcctccctcctAGCGGACTGTGGCGGCAGGAAGGGCattcagaaggaaaagggaaaagcaggCTTGGGAACCAGCTGCCTTCCTCGGGAGGGCccccatccctggcctctgctgtgAAGAGGCCCCGCTTGGGCCTGTGGTGCAGGGTAGGTGGGCCTGCAGCCTGGTCCAAACCAAAGACCCCAGCACTCTGAGGTGTGGGTGGTGCCCCTCTGTCCTCCTCCTGCTCCTAACTTTGGGTTCCTGGCCTACAAGGCTGGGCTTGGGGAGGACAGGTGCCCCCGCTCTCCCTTAGCCAAAGCTCTAACGTGGTCTTCCGGCTGACGTGTGCTCCTTTTCTACTGACCAtctttatacttatttatatgaGAGGTAGTTGTTAAGACGGGGCAGCGCTGGGGAACAGGAGGCAAAACTGCTTCACTGCCTTCCCATGACGACACCCCAATAAACAGCACATTTACAGTCACCTTTGTCTTTTGCATCTGGGGTCTGTGGGCTCAAAGCTCGTAATTGGAGCAGTAGCGCTGGGTGGGGTGATGGGATAGTGATTGGTCTGGGGTAGAGGCAGGCTCAGAGTGGGCGGGTTCATTCATCCGCTTCACCGAGTTGCTACTCTTGTGCCTGGCTgtgtgcaggggacacaggagtGACCAAGACAACTCCAAGCCCTGTCCTCCAGGGCTCCCAGGACAGTGCACCAGATGTAGTGCCACCCAGGGTGGCAtgggggacacagcagtgaccaAGACAGATCTGTTCCTCCCCTTTCGGAATGGATGCAATAGGTATTCGTTAAACGCTCTCTCTCGTTCcccgtcccccctcccccatctgcctGGTTTGAATCCCGGCCCTGCCGCTTGCCAGCCATGTGACCTTAGGCCAGTGACTGCGCTTCTTCAGGCCTCAGTCTCTCCGTCTGTCAAACAGGGAGGATCTAGTACCTTCCTTACAGGGTTGGAGGATTTGACGAGTTAACGGGGGTAAAGGGGTTGCCACAAATAACTAGTCTTAGaggcttttgcttttgtttttaaatcagaaCACACAGGTGGAGGAGGTGCTCAGCCAGAGGGAgtcttcccagaggaagtgacaaGGAGCCAGGGTAGAGCAGTTCCAGAATTGTCTGTGGcacagggctggggggtgggggagacaggaCACCTAGGCACCTGAGAGGCCACTATGCCTGGCTGGTGGCAGAAAGCGTGAGGAAGAACAGCCTGGGGTAAGGGAGGTGACCTGGGGCGGGGTGAGTTTAGTCCCTGCCCTGCAAGAAGTATGCCGCGCTGCGCTGCGTGGCATGCAGGGTCTCAAGTTcccccccgaccagggatcgaactgtaccccctgcggtggaagccagggaagtccctggtttgcGTTTTAAAAGGCTTCCCTGGCTCCACATGGACAGACACTGGGAAGCAGCAAGGGGTCCAGAGAGACGGCGGGCAGCAGCCAGAAACAGGTGGCTGCAACACCGAGGTGGGGTGGACAAGCCCTGGGGTCTGAGCGGTTGCCGGTCTCTCCCTTGCAGAGAAGGAGCTTGTCTGTGGGGCTCCTGGCTATAACCCCAgcccagagtaggtgctcaatactgGGGGACGGGCTTGGGGGAGCTGAGGCCCAGGATTGGGACTGGATGGAGTCGGGGGGGACCCTGCATGAAAGATCTCTGGTTGGAGGTCCTCAGAGATCCAGCCCAGGCCCCCAGGCTGTCGTACAGAGGAGAAGATGGGGCACTCTGTGAATGGTAACACAGCTGAGCTGTGGCTGCGCCCCGTCACTCCGGCTCGGGGCTGCAGCAGGCTAGTGGCCGGAGTCCTGTGGTCGGAGGAGCAGGGCCTGGCCGCAGAGGCCGGCCCGCACCCCACCGACGGGCACCACGTACTCCCGGCCATCGGCGGCCCGAGAGGGCGAGAAGTCCGTCAGCTGCAGGTTGCTGTCCCGGACTTGGTCGTAGTCCCACAGCTGGTAGTGCCAACTCTTGCCCTGCTTGGCGAGAAGGTAGACGGCTCCTGGGGAGCCTTCCTCTGGCAGGGATGGTGGCTGGCGGGGCGTGCCGGGTGCTGGGTGGAACAGGCCTGGCAGCTCAGGGTCCTCCTCGTAGCCGAGGCTGGGCATACCCTGCACACCCAGCAGGAcccctgggaggagagagggaggctgtGAGTGGGAGCTGAGCCCTGACGAGGGGCGGGGGCTCCCTGAGTCCCACCACAGCCCTCCAGGGTAGGTGCTACCTCCATCCCCACACTGTCAGAGAGGTCAGCACGGGCCAGCAGGCAGACAGCTGGGCTGGGATTTAGACCCATGGTGTTGGGCTCTAGAGCTGCAGGCATTTTAAGTCCGGCCTCCAACAGCCTGTCAGCACAGGGAGGTGCCGAGGCGGCACTGAACAGTGCAAACATCGTCAGCTAGTTGTCACCAGCTGTCCGGAAGAGCACTGCTCAGAGAGGCACGCACACAAGGGAGCCTCCGTCCAGGCCACCTGACGTGCAACTCTGGCCTCTCAGGCAGGTGCAAAGACGAGGATGCTGACTGTAGCTAACACTTACCAAGACACGTAACATACCAGGCACCATTCACAGAGTTACGTCCTCTGCCTAAGATGTGGGTGCTACTTTTGCCTTGATCTCCAGATATAGGGCAATGGAGGCCCAGAGTCACAGAGCCTGGAAGTGGCTGGACCAAGTCTGCAGCCCAGACTGTCTGATCCTTGTCTGCGCTCTGAGTTTCTGTTTGTGGAAAACCCTGATTGGCGGACACTGAAGTACCTGTTGCTGGCCAGGTCCCTGCTAAGTACCCTGTAGGGACAGGGATGGCCCAATCCTGGTTCCTGCCTTGGGTAGTGGGGAGGTGCCAGTGCGAGGGTAAGAATGTGAGGAGGGGAGACGGGGCTGGGGAGATCCAGGGTGAGGGCACAGGGCATGGGAGGGGGGACCCACCTGCACTCACTGCCCAGTGGGCCTTGTGGCCCTTCCTCTGACACGGCTCGTGGTTGAAGTCCTCGTCATACCTGGCACTGGGGTTAAGGCCAAAGCTGTGGTGTGGCTGTGGGACCCACCCGtctccacccctgccctgctGCTCCCTTCCTGACCCTGGGATACGGGATAAGCAGGGGATGTCCGGCGACAAGGTGCTGCAGGACGTGGTCTCTGTTGGGACCACCCAGGCCGCCGTAGAGCACCTCTGCCTGGCAGCCCAGTGCCTCTTGGGCCAGCCTGCCCATGTCAGTCACTGCAGGGACAGAGCAGACACAGAAAGAGCGATCGCTGTGTGCCTGGCACCATGCCAAAGGCTTTCGGGAACCAACACCTATAACTTTCGCCTTGACCATCACCTCTTTGAACAAATGCAGAAAATGAGGGACAGAGAGGGTCAGCTGCTTGTCCATGGCCACACAGtagaaaatggcagagctgggatggaaACCCCAGGtggcctggctccagagtccaccCTGTGACACTCTGCTCTACTGTGGGAGGACAAGGGCCCAAAGAATGGAACAAAGCCCCCTTATGTGCCCGGTGTGTCCTAGCCAAGCTCTCCAGTCCCCTCCTGCAGAACACCTGGCTTGAATCCCTTCCACACCCAACCTACCTGAGAACATCTCCCCCTGGGCTGTGTAACCTCTCTCCATGGCCACCTGCACCAGTCTCTCCAGGGGGGTGCCGCTGAGGGGTGCCAGGAGAGTGCCTGCCATCCACAAGGCCACCAGCCCGCACCTGGGGAGACACAGGCCCAGCCCCCCAACCCCTAACTCGTGTCTTTCCTGGGCCCCCTCTCGCCTGGAAACTGGAGTGTGGGGAACAGGTTTGCCGCCCTAGGGGaattcccttctcctcccccaggccAAGTGGGGAGACCTGACTCCCCCTCCTGGGACAGAGGCTGGCCAAAGCCTGAAccagggctggagggctgggggtgtgggtgggagggtAGGGAGAGATGTCACCTGGGCTTCTAGGAGGAGCAGGTGCCAAGGTGGAGTCAGAGATAATGGACCAGGTTCGTTTGTTCACTTGCTTATTCGTTCCAACTGTTTACTGCGTGTGCACCCAGGACCCTCACGTGGTAggttccccctctccctcccctcctcagcctcctccttctccccaggcTGCCTGGCGTGAACCCACTCTTCCCACACTCCTGGGTCAATCCTCACAAAGCCTGGCGAGGGCAGAGGCTCAGAACTCACGGCCGGCCAAGGGGTTGGGGTCCCGGATTAGGGCACGTACTGAGGGCCTTCTTGGATGAGGGAGGGCAGGTCAGCACAGAAGAGGATCCACTGCAGGTCACTTCTGAAACTGAATGACAGTCGCATTCAGGTCACGCGGCAACCAGCTCCTAGGGTCCCCCCATCGAGGGCTGGCTGGGAGTGGGGTGTCAGGGATGGTGAAGGGGAGGAGCATGGGCTCAGCTGTCCTGAGGCCCGAGGGCCGCTCTTGGCTGGGTCCGACTTCCTTCATCCCTGTTgagactcctcccctccccagcctcagtttcctcatctgctcaGTGGGAATCATCCTTCTGCCTGCTGCTCCCTGCTCTTCCTCTCAGTTACTGAAGGGGCAAAGAGcagatgtgcaaaagctttgcaacTAGGAGCCAGAGGGATTAAATTATTAGAAGGGGTGTCTCTACACCATGGATGAAAAAATTAATCgatagtcaatctaagaaagaaagagaaaattttattcgagccaacCTGAGGGTTATAACCTGGGAGAGTCTCTCAGAATGCTCTGAGGACTGTTCCGCCTGTGAGAGATCAAAACACagttatatatgtttttttgaGACAAAGGGTTGGTTATATGtcaaatgacatattattgacagtttactcAATCCAGATCTACAAGTACAAAGCAAGTTATGGGTCATGGGTCATTGCGATCCCTTAACAAAGTTAAGAAGGAAAGCCGTCTCCTAAGGAGTTGTGACCCTTGATGAGATCAAGAAGAAATGTTATCCCCTAAGGAGGTCTAGTTAATGCAAACGCACAATACACGCTaaatgggagggaggaggccccagtgggcaaagaaaaatttcatgtttaaaattctcttgtcttgccataaaatatgaattttattttatcaataccCAAACTCTGAATGTTTTTCCCCTCTCAAACCTGTTTTTCAGGCAGTTAGATAAGGTGGGAATCCCTTCCACTCAGCCTTGAGCAAAACCAGGTAACAACTGCTCCAGGCCTAAGAGATCACCTTGATAGACTCCTCACAGGCTTCACCAGCCCCATTCTTGGGGAGGCCACTCAGAATATTTTGGtgatcccagcccctcccccctctcccccaccaggGCTCAGGAGGTGCCGGGCAATGTGCTTATATTTCTATCCCAAAGCCAGTGAAAGAGTAAGGTTGAAGGGGGCAACTTCCTGATGAAAGGAGATGATTATCCGCACAGTGGTTCAAAGCAGGGAGCCCCAGTGCCATGCCCCACCGTGGCTAAGTGACTTCACctctatgagcctcagtttcctcatgtggaaaatgggataataatagttcctatcttgcagggggagggataaattaggagtctggaatTAACAGGTGCACACTACTGTCTATAAAATAAGATCTACTggacaacaaggatctactgtatagcacagggaactatatagtcaatattttgtaataacctatgagggaaaagaatctaaaaaagaatatatacagacgtatatatgtatgtttttacatatatatatatatctgaatcactgtgctgtacacctgaaactaacatgacattgtaaatcgattatacttcaattaaaaaaaaacagttcctgTCTCATGGAATTGCTGAGgttaaattaataagtaaaaacgcttagaacagcacctggcatacAACAGGTAGTTGTTACTTGCATTAAATTTGCCTCATTATGGGGgaattccccagcggtccagtggttaggactctgcacttccattgcaaggggcacgggttcaatctctggtcagggaattaagatcctgcaagctgtgcagcacagccaaaacaaaaaacaaaaaatttgccTCACTACGGTTGGGGCGTTTAGTGCAGATTATAAACTTGTCTAGAGAGCTGGAAGTTTCTTCGGTGAGTCTGGGCAGGTCACTTGTCTCTCTTCCCTTCAGCCCCGGCCCAAGTctagccccctcccctcctgcctgaTCTCCTGGTGCTCCAGCTTCCTCCTGGGCCCCAAGACTCCAATCTCACCACTCTACTCCTCGAAggcagtctctctccctccctggaaGGGCACAGATCCATTCCACAGCTCCCCAGCGCCCTCAGGACAGTCCACCTTCCTTCACACGCCTGCCCCCCCATGCCCTGTGTGGTCTGCTCCTGCCCACCTGGGAAACCCCACATGTGCCACCTCCTCTGTCccaataaagaaatatttgcagGTCCTTGaaaagaacatcttttcatgtcactCTGGGCCTGGGCACAAGCTGTGCCCTGGCATAACTTGCTCCACAGCACGCAGGGATCCCCTCCTTCAGGCAGGCCCCACTGGCCCACCAGCCTCGGTCGGGCACTCCCTCTGGGCTCCCTCCTCACGGCTCTGACCACTCTGGGCTGTCACTGGTGGAGGGAGGgatctgtctctcccactggacGACGTGCTCTTGTGAGGGCAGCTTTCCTCATTGCTGAAGACACACCGCCACTGAAGGGGTCTAAGGAAGGGGGCTGAGGCAGTCAGACTGTTTGACCTTGAGGAAATGGGAAACCCCAAGAGGAGATGGCAGCAGTGATCTGGGGACAAGTGGTTGGGTGAGaccctgggtgggtgggtgggaaggggcaTGGGGACCCTACCGGTTCTTGCGCAGCTTCAGGAGCCTCTTCACGTCCTCTCTGCTCCTGGGGACTGGGCCGGCCCTCTCCAAGGCCTCCTTCAGGAGCTGGCTCTTCTCCAAGCCGAAGACGTGAGGGGGAGA harbors:
- the ACTMAP gene encoding actin maturation protease isoform X1 yields the protein MISPCSPSLEPPIPPPQTPASQAPIIPPPPLPPNLPELAFPPSPSSLQTPIPPPPPLPPPPPTTRFSPPHVFGLEKSQLLKEALERAGPVPRSREDVKRLLKLRKNRFRSDLQWILFCADLPSLIQEGPQCGLVALWMAGTLLAPLSGTPLERLVQVAMERGYTAQGEMFSVTDMGRLAQEALGCQAEVLYGGLGGPNRDHVLQHLVAGHPLLIPYDEDFNHEPCQRKGHKAHWAVSAGVLLGVQGMPSLGYEEDPELPGLFHPAPGTPRQPPSLPEEGSPGAVYLLAKQGKSWHYQLWDYDQVRDSNLQLTDFSPSRAADGREYVVPVGGVRAGLCGQALLLRPQDSGH
- the ACTMAP gene encoding actin maturation protease isoform X3, yielding MISPCSPSLEPPIPPPQTPASQAPIIPPPPLPPNLPELAFPPSPSSLQTPIPPPPPLPPPPPTTRFSPPHVFGLEKSQLLKEALERAGPVPRSREDVKRLLKLRKNRFRSDLQWILFCADLPSLIQEGPQCGLVALWMAGTLLAPLSGTPLERLVQVAMERGYTAQGEMFSGVLLGVQGMPSLGYEEDPELPGLFHPAPGTPRQPPSLPEEGSPGAVYLLAKQGKSWHYQLWDYDQVRDSNLQLTDFSPSRAADGREYVVPVGGVRAGLCGQALLLRPQDSGH
- the ACTMAP gene encoding actin maturation protease isoform X5, with the protein product MISPCSPSLEPPIPPPQTPASQAPIIPPPPLPPNLPELAFPPSPSSLQTPIPPPPPLPPPPPTTRFSPPHVFGLEKSQLLKEALERAGPVPRSREDVKRLLKLRKNRFRSDLQWILFCADLPSLIQEGPQCGLVALWMAGTLLAPLSGTPLERLVQVAMERGYTAQGEMFSVPGMTRTSTTSRVRGRATRPTGQ
- the ACTMAP gene encoding actin maturation protease isoform X2 → MISPCSPSLEPPIPPPQTPASQAPIIPPPPLPPNLPELAFPPSPSSLQTPIPPPPPLPPPPPTTRFSPPHVFGLEKSQLLKEALERAGPVPRSREDVKRLLKLRKNRFRSDLQWILFCADLPSLIQEGPQGWGAGPVSPQVRAGGLVDGRHSPGTPQRHPPGETGAGGHGERLHSPGGDVLSARYDEDFNHEPCQRKGHKAHWAVSAGVLLGVQGMPSLGYEEDPELPGLFHPAPGTPRQPPSLPEEGSPGAVYLLAKQGKSWHYQLWDYDQVRDSNLQLTDFSPSRAADGREYVVPVGGVRAGLCGQALLLRPQDSGH
- the ACTMAP gene encoding actin maturation protease isoform X4, whose product is MAGTLLAPLSGTPLERLVQVAMERGYTAQGEMFSVTDMGRLAQEALGCQAEVLYGGLGGPNRDHVLQHLVAGHPLLIPYDEDFNHEPCQRKGHKAHWAVSAGVLLGVQGMPSLGYEEDPELPGLFHPAPGTPRQPPSLPEEGSPGAVYLLAKQGKSWHYQLWDYDQVRDSNLQLTDFSPSRAADGREYVVPVGGVRAGLCGQALLLRPQDSGH